A region of the Gemmatimonadota bacterium genome:
GGGGCTGTCCATTTTGAGTTCAGGTGCCACTTCTTCGATGCGTCGAATTAGATCGCCAACGCCAAAATGTTCACCTCTGGCGAGGACTTTTTGCACCAGCAGACTATTGTGCGCATAGGCGATAAGCGTCGCAATGTTCGTAGATTTATTGATGCCGGGAATCGCATCCAGTACATCTTCAGACTCTAGGGCACTCAAAGGTAGCGAGAAATACCCACCTGGTCTCACATTGAGCCCTCCGAGGTCTTCCGTCGCACCTACCATTTCGCCCATCGGGTCAATATTGATCTGGGGCACGCCATGCATAGCCAGTTCTTCGGCGACGACGCCACGTGCATACGATTTACCTCGGCCAATACCTCCAGCGATAAACATATGTGTCTGCACAATGTCTCGTTGAAGCAATGCAGTGATCCCAGCGAGTCCATGCACTTTGCCGAGGTCTATACCTGTCTCAAGTGATGGAGCAAAACTCAAGGCCTCGGCAATGAATTCCGGTGGAACTTCGACAACAGGCCATCCTGAAAGTGGTAATGTTTCCACACTTTCGATCCTATTTAGCGAACCATCTGAATTAACAATCGCTTCCTCAAGAAGCTCAGCTTCAGCGACGCGATAAATAACTGTGCTACGGCCTTCAGGAGCATAACGTGTCTCAAAAGGAATGACATCCGCGACTGTTGAGCTTTCAGCGTCTTCATGGGGGTTGTGCTCCTGCATCTGTTCAACCCGAATAAGTGTTAAGATTCGCTCACCCGATGGCCGATGCCCTCGTACGCCAACGATCCTACCAACACCGGTATGCATCCCAGGTTGGATACGAAATATGACCTGATCCATATTAGGAGTCGTTCCCTCAGAAACGATTCGTCCAAGCACTGGTTCATTGGGGTCGACATCGGTGCCAACCAGAGGCAATTGATCGCGACCTTGAACGGTTGGGGTCTGAGTAGTTGTCATGGTGATACCTCCCAAAAAAGAATTTGTAAGCTACATTTGTTTTGCATTTTGCATTTTTTAGAAACGCTGAATGAAGAATAAGAATTTAAATTGCTTTTGTCAAGGGCGGTTTTTACTCCGTGGTTAACTTTTTGCGTTCCGTTCTCCTTGACAACTCCTCTTGAACATCGTAGATAAAGTCGAAGAATAGAGAATTTCAGATGGATCAAATGATGGCAAAAGGGCAGGTTGAAATTGATAAAAAAGGTAAGGAGAACCCAATGGAGCACATTTTTCCGATGACACTAACCGTCCTGTATTTGGCTAGCCTTGTTTTTTTAGTCTATATGGTCCTGAGATTTGTTCGCAGTATCGAAAGCATAGCCGATAGCATAAAACGCATCGCCGACACACGAGAATCGCTGTAAAGGGTGCTTTTATACTCGTTTCGACAATATTCCTAATCGAAAATGGTGAAAACCTATGAAAAAAGCCATACTCCACGGTCCGCGGGACCTTCGCATTGAAGAGCACCCGCTTGATACAAGCGCGCTTGGTGCTGATGAGGTCTGGGTTGAAACGCAGATCAGCGCGTTTAAAATTGGAACAGATCGGGGCAATTTTGAAGGCGCAGATCGCGTACCGGGTGCGCCGGACTATCCGCGATTCGTTGGCGATAGCAATCTGGGTATTGTTCGCGGGATTGGTACGGAGGTCACGCGTTTTGAGGTTGGCGATCGCGTTGTGGCGACTCAGCCTCACCAATCTGAATACATCATAAGCCAGTTTGGTGATATTTTCAAAATACCCCCTGATGCCGATGATGAAGATGCTGTGTATGCACACCTCTATGCGCTCAGCGCACATTGTTACCACAAAGCATTATTTAGACCCGGCGAAAATGTCGCCGTTGTTGGTCTGGGTGTTCTCGGCCTGGGGGCAGTCGCTTTAGGTCCTCTGTTTGGTGCCCGCGTCGTTGGGCTTGGAAATAGTTCCATCAGGTTAGATATGGCAAAACAAATGGGTGCTCATGCGGCTTATTTATCAGACGATCCAGACCTCGAAGAGAAACTCGACGCTTTTACAAATGGAAGAGGCATTGATCTGGTTATTCTGACGGCGAATCCCTGGCCGGCTTTCAAAACATCTGTTGAAATTGTGCGGCAAAATGGCCGGGTCTCTATCGTCAGTCTTCTGGGGCGGGGTGAACCTCCGCTTGATTTTAACCCTCTGGCAATGGAGTGGTTTTACGCCAAGGGGATATCTCTGGTTGCCGTGCATGGAGAGGATGCCCAATTATATCCGCATGCCGATACATCGGGTCATTTGGGTCATTGCGATCACGTTCTTTCTCTTATGGGAGAAAAAAAACTTCAGCCCAGCCGTCTTATTACGCACCGTTTGCATTACACGGAAATGGTCCAGGCTTATGAAATGGCCTATGTGCGTGAAAAATCCATGCTGGGTGTCATTTTTAATTGGCGGGAATAGGCTATGTTACACGATGTCACGAGATCTTTAGAGCTTTATAAAAAAGCGGGAGAACGCATTCCGGGTTGGACACAACTCATCAGCCGAAGGGCTGACCGGGTTGCAAATGGCGTTAGTCCTCTCTATGTCGCGCGATCAAAAGGCGCGCGATTTGTCGATGTTGATGGCAACGAGTATATCGATTGGATCCGCGCTTTGGGGGCTATTATTTTGGGATATGCAGATCCCGTTGTCGATGGCGCTGTTAAAAAACAGATTGATCTGGGTAGCCTGCATTCCATGAATAGTGCGCTCGAAATTGAGCTTGCAGATGAGTTGATCAATACCATACCGAGTGCTGAAATGGTGCGCTATACAAAAGGGGGAGGGGAAGCCTGTGCGGTGGCGGCTCGCATCGCTCGGGGTACGACCAATCGAGATGTCATTCTTTTTTGCGGTTATCACGGGTGGCACGATTGGTATCAATCGGCAAATTATCTCGTCGATCCCGAGAGTGGAGAATATCCCTTTGCCGGTATTGAGCCGATTGGCGTACCGCGTGCGCTGGCGGGAACGGCGATTCCATTTACCTATGGCGATCTCGACATGCTCGGCCGTTTACTGAACGAATATCAGGGCGAGGTTGCCGCTGTTATGATGGAGCCAGCTCGGTCTGAGTACCCCGAAGAGGGGTATCTCGAAGGGGTCAAAGAACTCGCTCGCAGGCACGGCGCTTTGCTCATCTTCGACGAAGTCTCCTGCGGTTGGCGCGAGTCTCTTGGCGGTATGCAGAAGTATTTGGGTGTTACGCCAGATATTACGGTGATTGCCAAAGGCATGTCCAATGGGTATCCGATGGGGGCTGTTGTTGGATCGCGCGAGGCGATGGAACCCGCTAAAGCGATGTTTATTTCCAGTTCGTATTGGAGTGACAATATCGGTCCTGTTGCATCACTTACGACCATCCGCGAACTCAAAAGGCGCAATAGCGAGGCACACCTGGCCGAAATGGGTCAAAAAGTGGCGGGGGCAATTGACGAAGCCGTCTCGTCTGCTGGTCTTTCGGGATCGTGTAAGGGATTTCCCGCAACGCCTAATCTGGTGCTCGATTTGCCCGATGAAGCATTGCACGGCAAGGTCCAGACGCTTTTTATTCAGGAGATGGCTCGCCGGGGTGTGCATTGTTACATGGGCTTTGGGCCTACGCTTGCACATACCGAAGAGGATGTGCGTATTACTGCTGATGCGGTTGAAGCCTCTTTGCGCGTCGTAAAGCAGGGGCTTGAAAATGATTCTATCGACGATCTGCTCATTTGCGATCTGCACTCGGAACCCTTCCGCCGGATTGTTCGATAAAGGAGAAAAAATGGCATTGACAATTGACGAAAGGCCCGCACAGCCAGGGGAATGGGGATTTAGACCGGAAAATGTGACGACTGAAGAAACGCCACCTGCATTTGTGTGGTGCCCACAGGAGAATGCTGCGAGCTATGATATCCAGTGTGCGCGGGTCGCGGATTTTTCAGAGATCGCGTACGAGGTGAGGGGATTGACATATACGGTTCACCGCCCAGCGGAGGTGTTTGAGTCGGGGCAGTGGTACTGGCGGTTCCGATTTGTCGATAGGGGAGGAAAGGTGTCGGATTGGAGTTCGGGACGCGCTTTTGTAATTGACCAGAATGCAAATGCATTGCTTTTGCCCAAACGCAGTGAATTGATTGGGCGCATCCCAAAGAGCCATCCGCGCCTGTTTGTGCGTCCAGAGGATTTGGATGGCTTGCGCGCACGGGCACGGGGAGACCTGAAACCGATTTACGACGATCTGGTCGCAACATGCGAAGATATTTTGGCTGATATGCCATCTACGAAAGAACCACCCCTGTATCCCGAGG
Encoded here:
- a CDS encoding ATP-binding protein, yielding MTTTQTPTVQGRDQLPLVGTDVDPNEPVLGRIVSEGTTPNMDQVIFRIQPGMHTGVGRIVGVRGHRPSGERILTLIRVEQMQEHNPHEDAESSTVADVIPFETRYAPEGRSTVIYRVAEAELLEEAIVNSDGSLNRIESVETLPLSGWPVVEVPPEFIAEALSFAPSLETGIDLGKVHGLAGITALLQRDIVQTHMFIAGGIGRGKSYARGVVAEELAMHGVPQINIDPMGEMVGATEDLGGLNVRPGGYFSLPLSALESEDVLDAIPGINKSTNIATLIAYAHNSLLVQKVLARGEHFGVGDLIRRIEEVAPELKMDSPNTLLPAIQRARSLQYIDFIGNPFAWEQQLRPGKIINIDCTGRLVSELRLIAASVARDIQRLAKARKIPFVVLSIDEAHLIAPNNEDVVTTQVLREIARIGRHYRIGLILTTQSPADMDRAILKRLLTRLIFAIEPDQLDSLRGVFADAPEGVIRQLPKLPRGTCLVTGVSETVKHAVVIDIRKRKTQVGGQTPDIFSDLARKGWDGRKSLDDFKKGCEGDNS
- a CDS encoding zinc-binding dehydrogenase, which codes for MKKAILHGPRDLRIEEHPLDTSALGADEVWVETQISAFKIGTDRGNFEGADRVPGAPDYPRFVGDSNLGIVRGIGTEVTRFEVGDRVVATQPHQSEYIISQFGDIFKIPPDADDEDAVYAHLYALSAHCYHKALFRPGENVAVVGLGVLGLGAVALGPLFGARVVGLGNSSIRLDMAKQMGAHAAYLSDDPDLEEKLDAFTNGRGIDLVILTANPWPAFKTSVEIVRQNGRVSIVSLLGRGEPPLDFNPLAMEWFYAKGISLVAVHGEDAQLYPHADTSGHLGHCDHVLSLMGEKKLQPSRLITHRLHYTEMVQAYEMAYVREKSMLGVIFNWRE
- a CDS encoding aminotransferase class III-fold pyridoxal phosphate-dependent enzyme, with the translated sequence MLHDVTRSLELYKKAGERIPGWTQLISRRADRVANGVSPLYVARSKGARFVDVDGNEYIDWIRALGAIILGYADPVVDGAVKKQIDLGSLHSMNSALEIELADELINTIPSAEMVRYTKGGGEACAVAARIARGTTNRDVILFCGYHGWHDWYQSANYLVDPESGEYPFAGIEPIGVPRALAGTAIPFTYGDLDMLGRLLNEYQGEVAAVMMEPARSEYPEEGYLEGVKELARRHGALLIFDEVSCGWRESLGGMQKYLGVTPDITVIAKGMSNGYPMGAVVGSREAMEPAKAMFISSSYWSDNIGPVASLTTIRELKRRNSEAHLAEMGQKVAGAIDEAVSSAGLSGSCKGFPATPNLVLDLPDEALHGKVQTLFIQEMARRGVHCYMGFGPTLAHTEEDVRITADAVEASLRVVKQGLENDSIDDLLICDLHSEPFRRIVR